Proteins from one Sulfurovum sp. TSL1 genomic window:
- a CDS encoding porin family protein, whose product MKKLNLSLVAFLTMSAFATAGGDIAPVEPVVETPMVEESTGSFYVGLGYSYMNLDPDNNAEADGDAVLLLAGYNFNQYIGVEGRYSGLTDCLENTAIYLKPMYPIGGITLYGLLGYGQVDYDGAQSLSESGFQWGLGASYEVLENIGVFVDYTNLYDDTGFDGALLNQDVLADSINVGFTYTF is encoded by the coding sequence ATGAAAAAATTAAATCTTTCATTAGTAGCGTTTTTGACAATGAGTGCATTCGCAACAGCGGGTGGAGATATCGCACCGGTTGAGCCAGTAGTAGAGACTCCAATGGTAGAAGAATCTACAGGTTCATTTTATGTAGGTTTAGGCTATTCCTATATGAATTTGGATCCGGATAATAATGCCGAGGCAGATGGCGACGCAGTACTTTTACTGGCAGGGTACAACTTTAACCAATATATCGGTGTAGAAGGTAGATACTCTGGACTTACCGATTGTCTTGAAAACACTGCCATCTATCTTAAACCTATGTATCCAATAGGCGGAATTACACTTTACGGATTGCTTGGGTACGGGCAAGTGGATTATGATGGTGCACAAAGCCTATCTGAATCTGGTTTTCAGTGGGGGCTAGGTGCCAGCTATGAAGTGCTTGAGAATATAGGTGTCTTCGTAGATTATACAAACCTCTATGATGACACAGGATTTGATGGTGCATTGCTAAACCAAGATGTTCTGGCTGATTCTATCAATGTAGGATTTACCTATACATTCTAA
- the recJ gene encoding single-stranded-DNA-specific exonuclease RecJ gives MVRDLTLTKLETLLNMRFEEGFLSLRDLPQPSLFKDMDRATERIVSAIQNREKITIIGDYDVDGVTSTTLMKLFFDEIEYPVEWIIPNRFRDGYGLSANIIPRIVGTDLALTVDNGISAVYAAKLCKEEGIDLIITDHHLLAPEVPEAYAIINQKQGSCTFPYEDVCGAQIAWYLIASLKNALNIKIDMMAYMELVSIAIIADMMPLKHINRAMVLSGIQALNKSQRPAIRAFLEHSQKETITSEDIGFFLAPLLNSAGRMDDASYAVAFLTSTNIYDARVRLERLIAFNTLRKTTEHTITQKAMAQVEHDDEVAIVVGDSWHEGVVGIVAARVARACEKPCIILTQNEEGLLKGSGRSFGTCDLFAIVNSARMHLEKFGGHQAAIGLSLKEESLESFRAEVEKNFTEGGYLKEEMDPEIVGNLHFAAISFELTSLMKKYEPYGQGNTTPKFISTNVEILQADTMGKEGEHLRFSFAQDGIVMQGVKFKTREVFETGSQADIVYTVTENHFRGKVTLQLMVDKVHICH, from the coding sequence ATGGTCCGGGACTTAACGCTTACAAAATTAGAAACACTTTTAAACATGCGCTTTGAAGAGGGTTTCCTCTCTTTGCGGGACCTTCCCCAACCCTCCCTGTTTAAAGATATGGACAGAGCGACTGAACGTATCGTTTCTGCCATTCAAAACAGAGAAAAAATAACCATTATCGGCGACTATGATGTAGATGGTGTCACTTCTACGACTTTGATGAAGCTTTTTTTCGATGAAATCGAGTATCCTGTAGAGTGGATCATACCTAACCGTTTTAGAGACGGGTATGGGCTCTCTGCCAATATCATACCTCGTATCGTTGGCACGGATCTGGCATTGACAGTGGATAACGGCATCTCTGCTGTGTATGCAGCCAAACTATGTAAAGAAGAGGGCATAGATCTCATTATTACAGATCACCACCTGTTGGCACCCGAAGTGCCCGAAGCCTATGCGATCATCAATCAAAAACAAGGATCATGTACCTTCCCTTATGAAGATGTGTGCGGTGCCCAAATTGCGTGGTATCTTATTGCTTCACTCAAAAATGCGCTCAATATCAAAATTGATATGATGGCCTATATGGAATTGGTCTCTATCGCTATTATTGCAGATATGATGCCGCTAAAACATATTAACCGGGCGATGGTCCTTTCGGGGATACAAGCACTCAATAAGAGTCAACGCCCTGCCATCAGAGCTTTTCTCGAACACAGTCAAAAAGAGACGATCACATCTGAAGATATAGGATTTTTTCTTGCACCTTTACTGAACAGCGCTGGACGGATGGATGATGCTTCTTACGCCGTGGCTTTTTTAACTTCGACCAATATCTATGATGCCAGAGTAAGACTCGAACGGCTCATAGCATTTAATACGCTTAGAAAAACTACGGAACATACCATTACACAAAAAGCCATGGCACAAGTTGAACATGATGATGAAGTGGCCATTGTAGTCGGTGATTCGTGGCATGAAGGGGTGGTAGGTATCGTAGCTGCAAGGGTGGCACGGGCATGCGAAAAACCTTGCATCATACTTACCCAAAATGAAGAGGGCTTACTCAAGGGGAGTGGTAGAAGTTTTGGCACATGTGATCTCTTTGCCATCGTTAACAGTGCTAGAATGCATCTTGAGAAGTTCGGAGGGCATCAGGCAGCCATCGGGCTCTCTTTAAAAGAAGAGAGTTTAGAATCCTTCAGAGCGGAAGTAGAGAAGAACTTTACTGAAGGAGGTTATCTCAAAGAGGAGATGGATCCAGAAATAGTTGGAAACTTGCATTTTGCTGCTATCTCTTTTGAGTTGACATCCCTCATGAAAAAGTATGAACCTTACGGACAGGGAAATACTACACCAAAGTTTATCAGCACCAATGTGGAGATCCTTCAGGCAGACACTATGGGTAAAGAGGGAGAACACTTACGTTTTTCTTTTGCTCAGGACGGTATCGTGATGCAGGGTGTGAAATTCAAGACACGGGAAGTCTTTGAAACAGGTTCCCAGGCAGATATCGTCTACACAGTCACTGAAAATCATTTTAGGGGAAAAGTGACTTTGCAGCTGATGGTTGATAAGGTTCATATCTGTCATTGA
- the ruvC gene encoding crossover junction endodeoxyribonuclease RuvC produces the protein MNILGIDPGSRNLGYCIIFWDGKSFSLVEAGLLKIKAKELQEQIVELAEGIDIILKAHKVDEVAIEDIFFAYNPKSVLKLAQFRGALSLKILQEIGYFYEYTPLQVKKAVTGNGKADKEQVAFMVKRLFGIKKEIKPLDITDAMAIALTHLQRVKLRKKSS, from the coding sequence ATGAATATTTTAGGAATAGACCCCGGAAGCCGTAATTTAGGGTACTGTATCATATTTTGGGACGGGAAAAGTTTTTCACTTGTTGAAGCAGGCTTACTGAAAATCAAAGCAAAAGAGTTACAGGAACAGATCGTCGAGCTTGCAGAGGGAATAGACATCATTTTAAAGGCGCATAAAGTAGATGAAGTGGCCATTGAAGATATCTTTTTTGCCTATAATCCCAAGTCGGTTCTAAAGCTTGCACAGTTCAGGGGGGCCCTCTCATTAAAGATACTGCAAGAGATAGGTTATTTCTATGAATATACCCCGTTACAGGTCAAAAAAGCGGTCACAGGCAACGGAAAAGCAGATAAGGAACAGGTTGCCTTTATGGTAAAAAGACTCTTTGGTATCAAAAAGGAGATAAAGCCTTTGGATATCACTGATGCCATGGCTATCGCCTTGACGCATCTCCAAAGGGTAAAACTGCGAAAGAAATCTAGTTAG
- the msrP gene encoding protein-methionine-sulfoxide reductase catalytic subunit MsrP, giving the protein MQISHKDITPELLFNQRRSFLKLGAASMIASSALIELMAKEDLPLPDLIFKKDPNRDHLELNSFKEITSYNNFYEFTTSKKGVKALAKQMNTEGWKITIDGLVEKPLTLDVKELTKRYPLEERIYRFRCVEGWAMVVPWVGFELRKLIQDVKPLKRAKYVQFWTKYDEAMFPDQKRGLFATITYPYTEGLRMDEAMHPLTLLAVGLYGKTLENQNGAPIRLVVPWKYGFKSIKSIDRISLIEKQPLNTWQKENPREFGFYANVNPEVDHPRWSQKTERVLGKFVKQRTLLFNGYEKEVGYMYKDMDLRKEI; this is encoded by the coding sequence ATGCAGATCAGCCATAAAGATATCACACCGGAATTACTTTTCAATCAAAGAAGAAGTTTTCTAAAGCTGGGGGCTGCTTCCATGATAGCTTCATCCGCACTGATCGAACTTATGGCAAAAGAGGATCTTCCCCTCCCTGACCTTATATTTAAAAAAGATCCAAATAGAGATCATTTGGAATTGAATAGTTTTAAAGAGATCACATCTTATAACAATTTTTATGAATTTACCACCAGTAAAAAAGGAGTTAAAGCTTTAGCCAAACAGATGAACACGGAAGGATGGAAGATCACCATAGATGGACTGGTCGAAAAACCGCTTACTTTGGATGTGAAGGAACTTACGAAGAGATATCCTTTGGAAGAGAGGATCTACAGATTTAGATGCGTTGAGGGGTGGGCAATGGTCGTACCGTGGGTAGGATTTGAACTACGAAAGCTCATACAAGATGTCAAGCCTTTGAAACGTGCAAAATATGTTCAATTTTGGACAAAATACGATGAAGCAATGTTTCCTGATCAAAAAAGAGGTCTCTTTGCTACGATCACGTATCCTTATACCGAAGGATTAAGAATGGATGAGGCAATGCACCCTTTGACCCTTTTGGCCGTTGGTCTTTACGGTAAAACCTTAGAAAACCAAAATGGTGCACCTATCCGTTTGGTCGTACCCTGGAAATACGGTTTTAAATCCATTAAATCCATAGACAGGATCTCATTGATAGAGAAACAACCCCTCAATACCTGGCAGAAAGAAAACCCAAGAGAGTTCGGATTCTATGCCAATGTCAATCCTGAGGTTGACCACCCAAGATGGTCACAAAAAACAGAACGTGTACTGGGTAAATTTGTGAAACAAAGAACCCTGCTCTTCAATGGGTATGAAAAAGAAGTGGGCTACATGTATAAAGATATGGATCTGAGAAAAGAGATATGA
- a CDS encoding sulfite oxidase heme-binding subunit YedZ has product MIRGLIFVLLLIPFIYLVLELFIFQTAIDPIKYIYTITGATAITLLFFTTTLSLWFKKLIRYRRMIGLFGFFYAFLHLCNFFILDMDGNLLFAFKETLDKPFIYLGMISFLLLLFMAATSTKRLFRKYGKYHKVLYIVLVLTTIHFVMAQKSLSVSQYGYLTVIFVIALFKIKKILQVKKTQ; this is encoded by the coding sequence ATGATAAGAGGTCTCATCTTTGTGCTTTTGCTAATACCTTTTATCTATCTGGTATTAGAGCTTTTCATTTTTCAAACGGCCATTGATCCCATAAAATATATCTATACAATTACAGGGGCTACAGCCATTACACTGTTATTCTTTACCACAACCCTCTCTTTATGGTTCAAAAAACTTATCAGATACAGAAGAATGATAGGTCTGTTTGGTTTTTTTTATGCTTTTTTGCATCTGTGTAATTTTTTTATTTTAGATATGGATGGAAACCTTCTTTTTGCCTTTAAAGAGACGCTCGACAAACCTTTTATCTATCTTGGTATGATCTCTTTTTTACTTTTATTGTTCATGGCAGCGACTTCGACAAAACGACTTTTCAGGAAATACGGTAAATACCATAAAGTGCTCTATATCGTTCTTGTTCTGACCACGATCCATTTCGTCATGGCACAAAAATCCCTATCTGTCTCACAATACGGATATTTAACTGTGATTTTTGTTATTGCCCTGTTTAAAATCAAAAAAATTTTACAAGTAAAAAAGACTCAATGA
- the dnaN gene encoding DNA polymerase III subunit beta produces the protein MKIRAQKQIIESILINLQPFLEKKDASQITSHILFATQDNKCIVKATDSEIGLQIVTDNISIEAEGSFTAHGKKLLDIIRILKDDDITLEILDNTLIIKQKHSKFKLPTFDANSYPLFPTINDKPQISLDSLNLIQNLKKISPAIDTNNPKFELNGALINIKNDGTDLVGTDTRRLAIATIPGTNTETLSLIVPKKAILEIQKLFLDQIDIFFDETNLIISNENYYFYTRLINGKFPDYQRIIPATTKHQITLPKKEMVDAIKMITTISQEIKMTLLSDTIIFNSLSADNVEAKTELELNTGLNDKFELSFNSKYILDFISQVNKNEFTIEFNEPSLPFIVKDDNFITIIMPIVA, from the coding sequence ATGAAGATAAGAGCACAAAAACAAATTATAGAATCTATACTCATTAATTTACAGCCTTTTTTAGAAAAAAAAGATGCAAGTCAAATTACTTCACATATATTGTTTGCCACACAAGACAATAAATGTATTGTTAAGGCTACAGATTCTGAAATAGGTTTACAGATTGTTACTGATAATATTAGTATAGAAGCAGAAGGATCATTTACTGCACACGGTAAAAAACTTCTGGATATTATTCGTATACTTAAAGATGATGATATTACTTTAGAAATCTTAGACAATACACTGATTATCAAACAAAAACATTCTAAATTTAAACTTCCTACATTTGATGCCAACTCTTATCCGTTATTCCCAACTATAAATGATAAACCTCAAATTTCTCTGGATTCTCTCAATTTGATTCAAAATCTTAAAAAGATCTCTCCTGCAATTGATACAAACAATCCAAAATTTGAACTCAATGGTGCTTTGATCAATATAAAAAATGACGGTACGGATTTGGTAGGTACGGATACCAGAAGATTGGCCATTGCTACCATTCCAGGTACTAATACTGAAACGCTCTCTTTAATTGTGCCTAAAAAAGCTATTTTAGAAATTCAAAAACTTTTTTTAGATCAAATCGATATCTTCTTTGATGAAACCAATCTTATTATTTCAAATGAAAATTACTATTTCTATACAAGATTGATCAATGGAAAATTCCCGGATTATCAACGTATCATCCCGGCTACGACCAAGCACCAGATCACACTTCCAAAAAAAGAGATGGTCGATGCGATCAAAATGATCACTACGATCTCACAAGAGATAAAAATGACACTTTTATCTGATACCATTATTTTTAATTCATTGAGTGCCGATAATGTAGAAGCAAAAACAGAATTGGAACTCAACACTGGTTTAAACGATAAATTTGAACTTTCATTCAACAGTAAATATATCTTGGACTTTATCTCACAAGTCAATAAAAATGAGTTTACTATTGAATTCAATGAACCGTCACTGCCGTTTATCGTCAAAGACGATAATTTTATTACAATCATCATGCCGATCGTGGCATAA
- a CDS encoding FAD-dependent thymidylate synthase encodes METMEMYHIAYEKPKVTLLQQSGLGVAEIAARTCYDSFENSENACVKHAMLDLDTEAINNIDDSDLLSNLAWVHHHHSIIEHATLSYLIQGTSRGVLQEHARHRLQAISVRSTRYTMSSVINAFVASIEEEDGFAFFFETLLALNLFVITDREYLHIEIRAIYDKLHFQYQRDTDFIHTAVAKSSIPFIEENKGDAAALFKALENGKKKRNVGDGFKHIVTDNWKVDMVVTFNIRSLKNYFDLRDSGAAWFQIQWLAEAMKAVTPVKYLKLIDKNYKDK; translated from the coding sequence ATGGAAACAATGGAAATGTATCACATAGCGTATGAAAAACCTAAAGTTACACTTTTACAACAATCCGGCCTTGGTGTTGCAGAGATCGCAGCTAGAACATGTTATGACAGTTTTGAAAACAGTGAAAACGCATGTGTGAAGCATGCAATGCTCGATCTGGATACGGAAGCCATCAATAACATCGATGATTCAGATCTGCTCTCTAACCTTGCCTGGGTACATCACCATCACTCCATCATCGAACATGCGACTTTGAGTTATTTGATACAAGGAACTTCACGAGGGGTACTTCAGGAGCATGCAAGACATAGACTCCAGGCGATCTCTGTGAGAAGTACACGCTACACGATGTCAAGCGTTATCAATGCTTTTGTGGCTTCCATTGAGGAAGAAGACGGTTTTGCCTTCTTTTTTGAAACACTTCTCGCTTTAAACCTCTTCGTCATTACAGACAGAGAATATTTACACATCGAGATCAGAGCTATCTATGACAAATTACATTTTCAATATCAAAGAGACACTGATTTCATACACACTGCTGTAGCAAAATCTTCTATTCCTTTCATCGAAGAAAACAAGGGCGATGCTGCTGCACTTTTTAAAGCATTGGAAAACGGAAAGAAAAAAAGAAATGTGGGAGATGGCTTTAAGCACATTGTCACAGATAACTGGAAAGTGGACATGGTGGTCACCTTTAACATCAGAAGTCTCAAGAACTATTTTGACCTCAGGGATTCCGGTGCAGCATGGTTCCAGATACAATGGCTGGCTGAGGCAATGAAAGCAGTCACCCCTGTAAAATATCTGAAACTCATCGATAAGAATTATAAAGATAAATAA
- the dnaA gene encoding chromosomal replication initiator protein DnaA — protein MNIGQKVLFELKKEITEVEYERYIKNLTYDTKRSRSNIAYFNAPNMIVAKWIKSKYTDKLMHLFELQNEIKPEIEITVGKQKDQHAAPAAKHTSEKSHSKSTYLNPSLTFDSFIVGDSNQFAYTTAKSVAEKPGKLYNPLFLYGGVGLGKTHLLQAIGNYHIDLGKTVIYTTLEQFMNSFTSHLRSQTMDRFRDKFRECDLLLIDDIQFLSRKEQTQEEFFHTFNELYNNNKQIVITSDRQPNKIAGLVDRLRTRFEMGLMADIQPPGLETKIAIIQKKCELDGITLDNEIVNYIATHMGDNIREIEGTIIKLNALSSMLNQEITLDFAQNAIKDQLKEKKENITIDEIVKIISKELNIKPSDMKSKKRTKNVVNARRIAIYLARNLTPNSMPQIAVYFGMKDHTAISHAMKKINEIIESDENFKVILEELSNKVNTHTQSEPL, from the coding sequence ATGAATATAGGACAAAAAGTACTTTTTGAACTGAAAAAAGAGATCACAGAAGTAGAATATGAACGATATATTAAAAACCTTACCTATGATACCAAACGTTCCCGAAGTAATATTGCCTATTTTAATGCTCCCAATATGATCGTTGCAAAATGGATCAAAAGTAAATATACGGATAAACTGATGCATCTTTTTGAATTGCAGAACGAAATAAAACCGGAAATAGAGATCACCGTAGGTAAACAAAAAGATCAACATGCTGCACCCGCTGCAAAACATACCAGCGAAAAAAGTCATTCGAAAAGTACCTATCTCAATCCCTCTTTGACCTTTGATAGTTTTATTGTAGGAGACTCCAACCAATTTGCCTATACGACTGCAAAATCCGTCGCAGAAAAGCCCGGTAAACTCTATAACCCTCTTTTCCTCTACGGTGGTGTAGGACTGGGTAAGACCCATCTTCTCCAAGCCATAGGTAATTATCATATAGATCTGGGTAAAACGGTCATCTATACGACACTGGAACAATTCATGAACTCTTTTACTTCACATCTGCGTTCACAGACTATGGACAGATTTAGAGACAAGTTCAGAGAGTGTGACCTTCTGCTTATCGATGATATACAGTTCCTAAGCAGAAAAGAACAGACCCAAGAAGAGTTTTTTCACACGTTTAATGAACTCTATAACAATAATAAACAGATCGTGATCACTTCAGACAGACAACCCAATAAGATCGCCGGACTTGTCGACAGACTGCGAACCCGTTTTGAAATGGGACTTATGGCAGATATACAACCACCTGGACTGGAGACCAAAATTGCCATCATTCAAAAAAAATGTGAACTTGACGGTATCACACTTGATAATGAGATCGTCAATTACATCGCTACACATATGGGTGACAATATACGTGAGATTGAAGGGACCATTATTAAACTGAACGCGCTGTCGTCTATGCTGAACCAGGAAATTACCCTTGATTTCGCACAAAACGCCATCAAAGATCAGCTCAAAGAGAAAAAAGAGAATATTACGATCGATGAAATCGTAAAGATCATTTCAAAAGAGCTCAATATCAAACCTTCTGATATGAAATCGAAAAAACGTACCAAAAATGTGGTCAATGCAAGAAGAATTGCGATCTATTTGGCCAGAAATCTTACACCGAACTCTATGCCTCAGATTGCTGTATATTTTGGAATGAAAGACCATACAGCCATATCACATGCGATGAAAAAAATCAACGAGATCATAGAAAGTGATGAAAATTTTAAAGTCATTTTGGAGGAGCTCTCAAACAAAGTAAATACACATACGCAAAGTGAGCCGCTCTAA
- a CDS encoding murein L,D-transpeptidase, with protein MRFSTLLIFLLLTLNPLHGEILSMENIAAHIQKGVQTRITGQNRSIIQDIYAQTGDKPLWIGDKNRIRTSHLIQALNDPLFNYKNKSFDQRSIKHLFYQLDNGEISQAKQASTYAKLDLVLTSSFVRLVRFIVQGDVDWNLVQEKLNSLKKSDDIAARWEMEPKAFPDLDELISAIENDTIYEYLTTLLPMEKRYRQLVKLLNDYRRMDKFPKIKYSNETLKLGDRSSRVEEIKKRLQITGDYPKNAPIDSKFDEALKKAVMTYQKRYLIKVSGIVDRTTTYYLNLPAKSNIQAIITNLDKTKLYPKQFEDEYIEVNIPDFNLRYYKDHEMIMKKGIVVGRIDRPTPLFSNAIRYMVLNPTWTITDNLVKRDLIPVLRENPMYLEENNIHAFQGKKEIQVTPEMLDPYEKSEERVPYRFVQFPGDNNALGRVKFMFPNKYDVYLHDTDNKSLLSRRYKIYSSGCMRLEKPFDLVSLLLEHVRKSYSQSEIEEILESNKPTTIGLKQTVPIHMVYFTVYEEDGLAYFKNDIYLYDKIIEESVVGNKKSTFTVPKKRMISVKKNAKPLSN; from the coding sequence TTGCGTTTTTCAACACTACTGATATTTTTACTATTGACACTGAATCCTCTTCATGGGGAAATACTTTCCATGGAGAACATCGCTGCCCATATCCAAAAAGGCGTCCAGACACGTATCACCGGCCAAAACAGATCTATCATCCAAGATATCTATGCCCAAACCGGGGATAAGCCTCTATGGATCGGTGATAAAAACAGGATAAGAACAAGTCATCTGATACAAGCGCTCAATGACCCTCTTTTTAACTATAAAAATAAATCATTTGATCAAAGATCCATCAAACATCTCTTTTATCAGCTTGACAATGGAGAGATCAGCCAGGCAAAACAGGCCTCTACCTATGCAAAACTTGACCTAGTACTTACCAGCTCATTTGTGCGTTTGGTAAGATTTATTGTTCAGGGTGATGTAGACTGGAACCTTGTGCAGGAGAAACTGAACAGCCTTAAAAAAAGTGATGATATCGCAGCCCGATGGGAAATGGAGCCTAAAGCATTTCCGGATCTTGACGAACTGATCTCTGCCATAGAAAATGACACTATTTATGAGTATCTGACTACGCTTCTCCCGATGGAAAAACGATACAGACAACTGGTCAAACTTCTTAACGATTATCGCAGGATGGATAAATTTCCGAAGATCAAATACAGTAATGAAACGTTGAAACTGGGTGACCGTTCCAGTCGTGTTGAAGAGATAAAGAAACGACTGCAGATCACTGGAGATTACCCTAAAAATGCGCCTATTGACAGTAAATTTGATGAAGCACTTAAAAAGGCTGTCATGACCTACCAAAAGCGTTATTTGATCAAAGTAAGCGGTATCGTGGACAGAACAACGACCTACTATCTTAATCTTCCTGCAAAAAGTAATATACAGGCCATTATTACCAATTTGGATAAAACGAAACTCTATCCGAAACAATTTGAAGATGAGTATATCGAAGTGAATATCCCTGATTTTAATCTTCGGTACTACAAAGACCATGAAATGATCATGAAAAAAGGTATCGTAGTAGGGCGTATAGACAGACCGACACCCCTTTTCTCCAATGCCATACGTTATATGGTACTCAACCCCACATGGACCATTACCGATAATCTGGTAAAACGGGATCTGATCCCTGTACTTAGAGAAAATCCTATGTATCTGGAAGAGAACAATATTCATGCATTTCAGGGTAAAAAAGAGATACAGGTCACACCAGAGATGCTCGACCCTTATGAAAAAAGTGAAGAACGTGTACCTTACCGTTTTGTACAGTTCCCGGGTGACAATAATGCTCTGGGAAGAGTGAAGTTCATGTTCCCCAACAAATACGATGTATATCTGCATGATACGGATAATAAATCACTGCTTTCACGACGTTATAAGATCTATAGTTCGGGCTGTATGCGTCTGGAGAAACCTTTTGATCTTGTATCCTTATTGCTCGAACACGTAAGAAAGAGTTATTCACAGAGTGAGATCGAGGAAATACTTGAAAGTAACAAACCAACGACTATCGGACTCAAACAAACTGTACCTATACATATGGTTTATTTTACGGTGTATGAAGAGGATGGGTTGGCTTATTTTAAAAATGATATCTATCTCTATGATAAGATCATTGAAGAATCAGTCGTGGGCAATAAAAAGTCTACATTTACAGTACCTAAAAAACGTATGATCTCTGTAAAGAAAAACGCAAAACCGCTTTCTAACTAG
- a CDS encoding CTP synthase, with protein MSENKTKYIFVTGGVLSSLGKGITAASIGTLLKHTGQRVGVLKLDPYINVDPGTMSPLEHGEVFVTKDGAETDLDLGHYERFLDTSLTQNNNFTTGLVYKTVIENERKGKYLGKTIQVVPHIVNEIKDRIVKAGENKDILIVELGGTTGDIEGLPFLETIRQMKHEFGKSQVMNIHVTLLPYIKAAGELKTKPTQHSVQELRRIGIAPHMLVLRAEVPVSTEIKRKIAYSCDVDEDSVIVAADAPTIYQVPLNFLDQDILTPICKQLDLENCNPNMDKWRDLVHKIILPSDSLKIAFVGKYLDLKESYKSLTEALIHAGAHLDTKVEIKWVDSEKIEDDGVQKYLSDCDGILVAGGFGGRGVEGKIQAIQYARENKVPFLGICLGMQLAMIEFARHVLGIKDATSVEFDENTPNPIIYLIDEFIDASGSKQVRTTTSPMGGTMRLGEYECETKEGSNLRAAYDSKIIYERHRHRYEANPKYREALEAKGMEITGESDGLIEAVEVKDHPWFLGVQFHPEFTSRLQNANPSILAFVTAAMQHKK; from the coding sequence ATGAGTGAAAATAAAACAAAATATATTTTTGTTACGGGTGGTGTACTTTCATCTTTGGGAAAAGGTATTACTGCTGCAAGTATAGGTACATTATTGAAACATACAGGACAACGTGTAGGCGTATTGAAACTCGATCCCTATATCAATGTGGATCCTGGTACCATGTCACCTTTGGAACACGGTGAAGTCTTTGTGACCAAAGATGGTGCAGAAACAGATCTTGACCTGGGTCATTATGAACGATTTTTAGATACATCGTTGACACAGAACAATAACTTTACCACAGGTCTTGTCTATAAAACAGTGATTGAAAATGAACGTAAAGGTAAGTATCTCGGTAAAACGATCCAAGTGGTTCCCCATATTGTCAATGAGATTAAAGATCGTATCGTCAAGGCAGGTGAAAACAAAGATATTCTCATCGTGGAACTGGGTGGTACGACGGGTGATATCGAAGGTTTACCGTTTTTGGAGACGATCAGACAAATGAAACATGAATTTGGTAAAAGTCAGGTGATGAACATCCATGTCACGCTTTTACCTTATATCAAAGCTGCCGGAGAACTGAAAACAAAACCGACACAGCACTCTGTACAGGAACTTAGACGCATAGGTATTGCACCGCACATGCTCGTGCTTCGTGCTGAAGTACCTGTTTCAACTGAAATTAAACGTAAAATAGCCTACTCTTGTGATGTAGATGAGGATTCAGTGATCGTTGCTGCGGATGCACCTACGATTTATCAGGTACCTTTGAATTTTTTGGATCAGGATATACTGACACCTATCTGTAAACAGTTGGATCTTGAAAACTGTAACCCCAACATGGATAAATGGAGAGATCTGGTACACAAGATCATCCTGCCTAGTGACAGTTTGAAGATCGCATTCGTAGGTAAATATCTGGATCTTAAAGAGTCTTACAAATCTTTAACCGAAGCCCTCATTCATGCAGGTGCTCATCTTGATACGAAAGTAGAGATCAAATGGGTGGACAGTGAGAAAATTGAAGATGACGGTGTCCAAAAATATTTGAGTGACTGTGACGGTATTTTGGTCGCGGGCGGTTTTGGCGGACGCGGTGTGGAAGGTAAGATCCAGGCCATCCAGTATGCAAGAGAAAATAAAGTACCGTTTTTAGGTATCTGTCTTGGAATGCAACTGGCTATGATAGAATTTGCCAGACATGTCCTCGGTATAAAAGATGCAACTTCAGTGGAATTTGATGAAAATACCCCAAACCCTATTATCTATCTTATCGATGAATTCATAGATGCGAGCGGTTCAAAACAGGTAAGAACGACCACATCTCCTATGGGTGGGACCATGCGTCTTGGTGAATATGAATGTGAGACGAAAGAGGGTTCAAATCTTAGAGCCGCCTATGATTCTAAAATCATTTATGAAAGACATAGACACCGCTATGAGGCAAATCCTAAATATAGAGAAGCATTAGAAGCAAAAGGTATGGAGATCACAGGTGAATCTGACGGATTGATAGAAGCGGTAGAGGTGAAAGATCATCCTTGGTTCCTGGGTGTGCAGTTCCATCCGGAATTTACTTCCAGGCTTCAAAATGCCAATCCATCTATTCTGGCTTTTGTGACTGCAGCCATGCAACATAAAAAATAG